From one Gossypium hirsutum isolate 1008001.06 chromosome D08, Gossypium_hirsutum_v2.1, whole genome shotgun sequence genomic stretch:
- the LOC107948263 gene encoding protein NUCLEAR FUSION DEFECTIVE 4, with translation MGRGIKGSELLPFTLQFLRGRWFALFASFLIMAGAGATYLFGTYSKEIKATLDYDQTTLNLLGFSKDLGANVGVFSGLIAEVTPTWFVLLVGAALNFGGYFMIWLAVTGRIAKPKVWQMCIYICIGANSQNFANTGALVTSVKNFPESRGSMLGLLKGYTGLSGAVMTQIYLAVYGNDSKSLILLIGWLPAAISVIFVYTIRTMKPVRHPNEIRVFYQFLSASILLAVFLMLITLTEKLVTFSKAAYAGAATVVCFLVFSPLFISVREELLIWNMQKHPIGSPMEITVDKSTPEMVESKQVVSMPGSPKQGDEKVEKSCFLTICDRPERGEDYTILQALTSLDMWVLFLATFCGLGASLTAVDNLGQIGESLGYPNKTVTSFVSLVSIWNFFGRVFSGFVSETLIVKYKVPRPLMMTLVLLLACIGYVLVAFPMPGSLYVASIIIGFSFGAQLPLIFAIISELFGLKYYSTLFNCGQLASPLGSYIFNVKLTGFLYDREAMKDLAKKGLTRSSVKALTCIGSHCYRLPFIILTFVTFFGALTSLILVVRTRNYYRSDIYKKFRENAESL, from the coding sequence ATGGGAAGAGGGATCAAAGGCAGTGAACTGTTGCCTTTCACGCTACAGTTCCTGAGAGGAAGATGGTTTGCACTTTTTGCATCCTTTCTAATCATGGCTGGAGCTGGTGCCACATATCTATTTGGAACCTACTCCAAAGAGATCAAAGCTACACTGGATTATGATCAGACAACGCTCAATCTCTTAGGCTTCTCAAAGGATCTTGGTGCTAACGTTGGGGTTTTTTCCGGTCTTATTGCTGAGGTAACTCCCACTTGGTTTGTTCTTCTAGTTGGTGCTGCATTAAACTTCGGAGGGTATTTCATGATATGGTTAGCTGTGACTGGTAGAATAGCCAAGCCAAAGGTTTGGCAAATGTGCATTTACATCTGCATAGGAGCCAATTCTCAGAATTTTGCCAACACTGGAGCTCTTGTCACCAGTGTCAAGAACTTCCCTGAAAGCAGGGGTTCAATGTTAGGCCTGTTGAAGGGCTATACAGGGCTCAGTGGAGCTGTCATGACACAAATTTACTTAGCTGTATATGGAAATGATTCCAAATCTCTTATTCTTCTTATCGGATGGCTTCCTGCTGCAATTTCCGTAATATTTGTATATACAATTCGGACAATGAAGCCAGTTAGACACCCGAATGAGATTAGAGTGTTTTACCAGTTCCTTAGCGCCTCCATTTTACTAGCAGTTTTTCTCATGCTAATAACTTTGACAGAGAAACTAGTTACTTTCTCGAAAGCAGCATATGCTGGGGCTGCCACAGTGGTTTGTTTCCTCGTCTTTTCCCCTCTCTTTATTTCCGTTAGAGAAGAATTGCTCATTTGGAACATGCAGAAACACCCAATTGGTTCTCCAATGGAGATAACAGTGGACAAGTCAACCCCTGAAATGGTTGAATCCAAACAAGTGGTTTCCATGCCTGGTTCTCCAAAACAGGGTGATGAAAAGGTAGAAAAGTCTTGTTTCTTAACCATTTGTGACAGGCCTGAGAGAGGAGAAGACTACACAATTTTGCAAGCACTGACAAGCCTTGACATGTGGGTTCTGTTTCTTGCAACATTCTGTGGACTTGGAGCAAGCTTAACAGCAGTAGACAACTTGGGGCAGATTGGTGAATCCCTTGGCTACCCCAACAAGACAGTTACTTCCTTTGTGTCCCTTGTTAGCATCTGGAATTTCTTCGGAAGGGTGTTTTCTGGATTTGTCTCTGAAACACTAATTGTAAAATACAAGGTTCCACGGCCACTCATGATGACCTTGGTCCTTCTACTTGCCTGCATTGGCTACGTCCTGGTTGCGTTTCCAATGCCAGGTTCACTCTATGTAGCATCCATCATAATTGGATTCTCATTTGGTGCACAACTGCCGCTGATTTTCGCCATCATTTCCGAGCTTTTCGGCCTTAAGTACTACTCCACATTGTTCAATTGTGGACAGTTGGCCAGTCCTCTCGGCTCATACATATTTAACGTGAAGCTTACTGGGTTTCTATACGATCGAGAGGCAATGAAGGATCTTGCTAAGAAAGGTCTAACACGATCCTCAGTGAAAGCATTGACCTGCATTGGCAGTCACTGTTACAGGCTACCGTTTATAATCTTGACTTTTGTTACCTTCTTTGGAGCCTTGACGTCTCTAATTTTGGTGGTGAGAACCCGAAATTACTACAGAAGCGATATATACAAGAAGTTTAGAGAAAATGCTGAGAGTTTATGA